The following nucleotide sequence is from Leopardus geoffroyi isolate Oge1 chromosome D4, O.geoffroyi_Oge1_pat1.0, whole genome shotgun sequence.
ggaaaaaaggcATCATAAGCAAAGTCATTGCCTTTTTGGTGGCAAGGAGGGTTTCTTCTGGAACCAGAATGGCAGTAACTAGGCCAAATTTAGCGAGACTACTACCAACCTCTTCAGTGCCAGATTTATATAGGAATGATTAGTTTCACCCATATTCCCCAAAACTGGTAAAGCAGAAAGCCCTCCCCATGGAGAAATGGGCCGCAGTTCAGGCTTTTAAAAACATGGCAGCTACAGGTCACAAGGTTCCAGCAGAGATGTCTGAAACTCCTCAAGAAGGGTTTCACGGTCAGGGGAACGAATCCAACTCAAATAGGTTTCTAGGTACAGGGGGAGAGACCTGGAGAGCAAAAAGAGTGATGTCTAAGGGTAAAGGATAGGCAGAAAATTGGACAGCCATTCCCTCCCTTTCATTCACCACCACCCTCCATAGACTCAAGTACTCCAGAATGCCAAATGCCCTTGGCCCCAAGTCCACAGGCCTCAGCCTCACCATGCAGCATTCTCCTGTGGCAACTTAGCTTGGGCCTCCAGGCTCCACCAGAGAGCAATGGCCTCATCCCTCCGATCCATCCTcctcagagtctgaagcaggtgaAAGGAAGCATCTCGATTACCTATAGCCCCACCCCAGAGTAGGGAGTCTTAGAATTTGACACAGCCTTAAGcatcattttataaaagaagaaactgaagtctAGAACAAGAAAGTATCTTGTCTACATTCACACATGGAACCAAGAGTAGTTCATTCCCAACCATTCCTATCCCTGGGTACAGCTGCCCAGGACAAAGGGCTCAGCTGACCCTGCTTCCCCCTAACATACGCCCAGCACGGTTCTGGTCTTTGTGTCTGAGGACACTGGGAAGACTGAGAAACTCCTGAGAGGCCTCCATATACACTTGCATGTGTTCTCAAACCTGGTATATCCCTAGGTATATACAGTACAACCTCATTCATCCCCTTCTATCTGGGAACATCACTCTTCCACTAATCCCCAAGTACCTCCCCCATGGGCCTCTCTGTCCTTGTGCATCTGGGCATAACTGATGTCATGCAAATATACATACCTGGGCACATCTGCACACTGAGGAGGAAGTCCTGTAGGGCTTTAGTATCTTGGTCACTGGCCACCCATTGCAGTCCACGACTAATCAGGGCGGCTACCCGAAGCTGTTGCAGTGCCACATCTGACATACACCCCTGCTCACAGCTGGAAGCAGGACCTGGGGACCATCCCCAAAGTCAAAAGAGTGTCCCTGCTACACAGTCACCAAAACCCCAAGTACTCCTTCTCTTCTTGTATCTGCAGTTCCTTTCTTTTAAGCCTCATAGTAGGCTAGGATGCATGGAGAGGCAACACATTCACCACCCCCACTTccaagagggaagaggaaaacagagagtCTAGATCACCTTGTTCTTTGTCCTTAGGTGTGGCTTGGAAGAGCAGCTCAAGGCACCTGAAGTGGGACAAAAAACAGGGATGAAGAGGAGTCGACCTCAATAACTCTGGGATGAGTAGGTAAGTATGGAGCTTACCAACTCAGGTCCCAATCAGCAAATTATCCCTCCACACTTCCCCTAGGATCCTGGTTGGCTTCCTGGGCTCACCGGCTAAATTCACTAATTGCTTCTTTTTGGGCCCCCAGCTGCACCCAGGCTCGACCCTGAAGCAGGTAGGTGGCAGAGACCCAGGATAGACAGTGTGGTGACTCCTTGGTTCCTTTTCTGGCATCTTCCCACAGCTGGGGCATCTTGGGAAGCAGAGATGACATGCGGCTGAGCAGCTCCTCACATACGGTCAAGGCATCCTGTGCTCGGCCTGCCTGGATCAGTGCTGCTGCTGCCTCCAAGAACACCTCAGGCATGCAGGGCCCTGgacgggatgggggtggggagaactgGGGTGGAAGGAGGATGCAGTGTCTTGAAGAGACATTGGCCACCATCCCCAACCTCTTCACCAGGCTCTGGTACCACATGGAGACCACCCATTGCTTGCTACCCTGGACCACTTATTCTGAGAACCTTCCTAGTTTGGCCTTGCAGCTTGGACAGACAgaatagcagaagaaaaaagagaaaacagtagtCCTGCTCTACTCCAAAGTTAGACTCCAACCCTCCCACCCTATCGTAGAGAACCTTGAAGACATACCCACCTTTGGCTCAGAGTCATCCAGCAACAGAGCCAGCAGGTCCAAGTAATGCTCTGCAGCGTCCTCTGCCCTAAGAAGTCATAGCCCATGAACTTCATATTAGGCCATTAGCAGGGCCCTCCAAAGGCTCATAGCTAACAAAGGGATGCTCAAGGGCCCTGGGGAGTAGGAAAAGTGGGGTCTTGGAACTCCAATCCTAGCTCACTATGGATCTACCCTCCTTACAGAATGGATCTGGGAGGAGATTTCAGAGTTTTCAAGATATAGGAGTTAGTGTCTGGGTGAAGAGTCCTAAGTTCAGGTCCATCAGCAAGGCAGGAGACTGAAGAGTGGGAACCTATGTCCTACCACTGACTTGTCCATACTGTCCATACAAAAGAACAGAAGCAGAGTCACATCCCAGGGAAGGTATCAGAAATGGGAAGAACTCAGATGATCAAGGCAGTGGAACCTCACCTTCCTATCTGTAGGCATCGGCTTGCTAGCAGGTACTTGGCCTGGCTCTGTGTGCCACAGTGAAGGGGTGAGGCTGGGTTAGGTTGGGGAAGTAGTAACTCTACTTCAATAAGAAGCTGGGGGGCTTCAGGACTGTGAGTGACACTCAAGGCCTAAaaggaacacaaagaaaaagtatATCTATAATCTTTGGGAGCCATATTTCCTTCTATTTACAACTTGATTATTCTCCCTAATACAAGCACCTCAGCCATCCCCATATCTTCAGTTCCTTACGTCAACCAACAGCTCCAGACTCTCCAGCTCTGCTGCTGTGTTCCCCAGTTGCTGATATAGCCTGGAAGCCTCCAGAAGCGGAGGACCCCAGGGTGATCCCCCTTTCAGGGCCGCAACCAAGTACAGCAGAGCTCTTTGTGGATTGCCCTAGAGGGGTGAGAGAACACAAGTCTTAGCTACCTCACAAAGCAGAAAGCTATTCATAATACCCATGGTTTCCCAACTAAGACTGTCTGTACCATTTTACGAAGACAGGTCCCCAAGACTGTGTACACCTGGACCAACACAGGCCGTGGACACAGACCTGAGGCTGCTTCTTGCAGGCTGCTCAATGCCTTGGGCAGGCTTCCTGTGATCAACTCCTGGAGGCCTGAGGGCAATCAGGGTGTAAACTTAAAGAAGCCTACAGGGCAAGGGGCATGACAGGGAACAAGAGCACAGAGCTAAATGGGACATGACAAGGAAGGTATGAGCCAAAGGACTCCTCAagacagggagtggggaggaagggatgaGTCAGATTGCTAGCTGACCTTGGCGATAGGCAGAAGCTGTAAGAAGGACATCCCTTAAGCCCCGGGCATCCTGCAAGGTCAATGGAGCATCTGACTCCTCAGCTGGGGGGCTCCAAGTTTTCAGAAGGTGCAGCAGATCCTCAGAGGCCTCACTCTGAGGAAAGAAGGATAATCAGAATCTCCAAGCCTATAACCACCTCTTCTCCTATCTCAGTCTATCCTGGCTGGACCTTGAAATCAAGGGTCCTCCTGATTCCTATTCCCTCAACtctaagagagagacagcaaggataaagggaggaagaaaaacttgGGGCACAGATGATCTGGTCTAGTGCACCTTCTCATTCAGTATAAGCCCATGAGGACACTTCAGCAAGATCATAAAAGCCCTAACGCTATCCAAGATCATTaagctattttaaaaaccacTCAAGAGAATCCCCCCAATGAGAGACCAAGCAAAACAAGGTCACCAAGAGTCCTGGAgagaacccaggtcttctgaccACCAACCCAGCAGAACTTCCCAGCACAAAATGATGCTACTGCAGCTGAGAGGGGTGAAAGAAGGGAAGAGGCCCTTAGATACAGGTTACTTCCCACATTACCTGGTTACCATTCAAGGTCTGCAGCAGCAAGGTCAGGTCCCCAAGACAGTCAGTACTTAGCCACAGGGCAGCCTGCAGGCCAGCCAGGTGGTGAAGGGCAGGGAGTAGCTCCAGCAGAACAGAGGAATAATGGAGAACAGAGTCCCACAGCCCCCTGAGCCCACATTCCAGTCTGGGCCCAAGctgctcctgggtctccagcacTGTAGAAGATACACACATACAGCTGAGGTTGGGACTTCAtctctggtttcctttttctGCAGGAGCCCAAAGGTCACAAAGGTGCTCCTGGGCTAAGGAGCACGTGGTGGATAAGAAAAGGGCATCTCTCTCCCTGGGGGTAACAGATTTTATTGCTCCTCTCATCCCCTTTGCAAGGACTTAAACCTAAACAGGCTGGCAGGGATATGGAAAGCAATCTCTAGCCCTCACCTCTCTCCAGGCTCTGTTGGATATCCTGTGCTTGGTCTTCAGTGAAACCCTGGGCCAGGCTTGCCTTCATGGTAATGAAATTGCAGGTAACAGTCAATTCCAAGGGGAGAACAGGAACAGCTGCAGGGAGACCTGAAGCAAACACATGCTGATCTCACTGACTACTTTCCCAGGAGAGATTTCCCAGATAAGATCCAAACCCAAAGATCACATCACCCCAACCAAAATGGCCTCAATAAAGAATCACCCTTTGTACAGAGTTTGGAAAGGGCAGAAAGTTCTTCAGATTGGACCATCCTGGAGACCATTTCTTCAAATGCTGGGGAGTgaggggaagtgagggagggggcaTGGCAGGGCTCAGAGATTCACCTGTACCAAAGAGAATTCCATTTCAGTCTTGTCTGTGCCTTAAACAGGATTCCCTGCCCCCTGAGTAATTTTCTCAATCCCAGAAATGCAGAACTGGTCTCTGGCTGTGGAGAAGGATAACTGACCGTCCTGAGGAGGATCCTGCTTACCCTGCAGGCTATGCAGGAGTCCCCTGAATCCTTCCAGCACATCTTGGGCCAGCTGCTGTCCTCTCAGAAACTGACGCGAGTCCTGAGCCACCTACGAAATGTGGAATGGGGTATCACTGAGGATCAATCCTTATTTCTCCCGTTGCAACAATGGCAAAGGATGTCTTTCTCCAGTCATTTCTGGCTCCTGGGGGAAGGTCAAACTCAATACCTCCCGTCAGCTGGGGTAAATCCACGGGAAACCCTCCTTCTGATATTTTGAGGCTGCAAAGCAAGGGTCCCAGCAACCACGTTACCTTGGCCTGTCGAACTAGCTGGTCATTCTTTTCCCTCCACAGGTCTAGGCAGCTGGCGTGTAGTCCTGAGGAGCCCAGAGGGGTCTGGTGCGACAAGGTTGCAGAGGCTGGGCCCAGACCCCTGGAGGGTGCTGCTGGAAGGTAAGCCCGGCCTCGCCGAGGCCCCCACCCGAGCGGGGAAGGGTCCGTGCGCTTCTGCATCCCCCCGTGACTCCCTTGCTCCCCTTAGGGCCCCAGGAGGGGCGGCTCACCCCCTACACGAAAAATGGAAACGGAAAAACTCTCTCCCGGACGCTGTGCCAGCTCCCACCCCCGCCTCTTCCACCTTGTCTCTGGTTGGCCAGGCCGTCAAAATCTCGGCTGCGGTTGGTCGTCTTCAAGGGTTAGTCCCCGCGGGAAACTCGAAGAAGAAACGAGTCAGGGCCCAAACCAAGAGGGAGGCTAAGGCGGGTCAGAGGATGGGAGTGTGTCTGAGTGGAGAGGTAGTACTTCTTAAGGTTCAGCTTGCTAGTCTCTCAGGAAGGCCAAAACCCTGAGAAATCGATCTCGGTACCAAAACCCGTGGCTCAGCCCTTCCCTCGCAGCCAAACTCCTAGGTCGGTCTGGCTTGGCGCCGCCCCGCACAAGGGAGGCCCAAGCAGTGCATGCTGGGAAGCGTAGTACGGCCGAAAGTAGCCACAAAAATCCCAGCCATGGCGCAAAGTTATTTCCAAAAGCAACTGAAAGGAGACCAAGGCTTTTGGTCAACAACCCTTCCTTTCTTTGCTCACCACAGAGCACTAACACGCTACCACATTCTGCTCAACCTCGTGCAGTCTGACTGCTGGCCACGGAAGCCCTAGGCTTGAGCAGGACACACTGCTCAAAGGTACCTCTGAATCTTTCAACAAATGGACCCAGGAAACTTGGATAtccatatataaaaacaaaactgtgaccCTTACCAGAGATAAAATCAACTCAATATGGATAAGTTGAactttattaacattaaaaactctgagggcaaaacaaaaacaaacacctctggggcgcctgggtgtctcagtggttaaacatcagactcagtttcagctcaggtcatgatctcaggttggtGAAGTGGAGCCCTGGGTAGGGCTCTGGGCtactggtgcagagcctgctttggattctctctctctctgcccctcccagcccacgcacctctttctcaaaagaaataaacttaaaaacaaaaacaaaacttgtgcTACAAAAAGGCACCATcgagaaaattcaaagaaaaatcataaagtgGAGAAATTTGCAGAGCATACACATAACAGATCTCTATCCACAATACATAACTCTcaaagctcaaaaataaaaataatttaaaccattttaagacagaaaaatatgaatagacattttaccaaaaaaaaaaaaaaaaaaaaaaaaaaacaaaaccatgaatgGCTAAGCAGCACGTAAAAAGATGACCAACATCATTAgctatcaaggaaatgcaaattaaaatcctGAGAcaccattatacacacacactcatagttacaataataaaacacaggggcactcaggtcatgatctcgcggttcgtgggttcgagtcctgcatctggctctgtgctgacagctcagagcctggagctggcttcagattctctgtgtctctctctgcccttctctcgctcacactctatctctctcaaaaataaaataaactgttaccaaaaaaaataaataaataaataaaacaaaacaaaaaaacaaaaacagagaatacCAAAAGTGCCTGGCTGGCagagtcagtacagcatgcaactcttgatctcaagttcttagttccagccccacattgggtgtggaacctacttaaaaaacaaaacaaaacaaaacaaaacaccaccagcaaaacaaaacaaaacagataataccaaatgttggtgaggatgtggagaaactaaaACCTTCATActtagtgggaatataaaacattatagataccttagaaaacagtttggcaatttctaaAAAAGTAAATCATATAGCAATTCCACTCCAAGGAATcctctcaagaaagaaaaacaagggctcctgggtggctcagtcagttaagcatctgactttggctcaggtcatgatctcactttgtgagtttgagtcctgcatctggtaagcttgagccccacttcgggttagctcaatttctctctctctctctctctctccctccctccctccctgccttcctctctctctctgtctctgtctctctctctctctctgccccttgctcacttgcgccctctatctctcaaaaaaaaaaaaaccccaacaacttATGTCTACACCAAGACTGGTATGCAAATACTCAAAGCAgctacaaaaatattcataatagctaaataaaactaaaaacaatccaaatgtccattggctgatcatagccatacaatggaatatgactcagcaataaaaaggggCAAAAACTGATACATgcatcaacatggatgaacctcaaaaatattCTAAGTCAAAGAAACCAGACCAAAAGACCACATATTtgatgattccatttgtatgaaatgtccataaAAGGCAAatttagaaaaactaaaacataTCAGTGGCCTAGGGTGAATTTGGGAATTCATTGTAAACAAAGTATAGGGACTTTGTGAGAGTGATAAAAATTTCTATAACTGAATCGTGGCACTAGATAAGATTTTTTACATTTGAAGccaaaaagcacaagcaacaaaagaaaaataggatgaATTGGACTTCATcgaaatttaaaaagtttgtgcCTCAAAGAACACTGTCAAGAAAATTAAATGCCTGGGGTGGCTGCCTCACTTGGTAgagcatataactcttgatctcagggtcatgagttcaagctccaccttgggtgtggtgcctgctttaaaaaaaaaaaaaagacaatccacagaaggataaatatttgcagatcatatatctgacaagggatttctatctagaatatataaacaacGTTATAACTCAAAAGTAagaataaaggggcgcctgggtggctcagtcagttaagcgtccgacttcggctcaggtcatgatgtcacggtccgtgagttcgagccccgcgtcgggctctgggctgatggctcagagcctggagcctgcttccgattctgtgtctccctctctctctgccccttccccgttcgtgctctgtctctctctgtctcaaaaataaataaacgttaaaaaaaaattaaaaaaaaaaaaaaaaaagtaagaataagaCCCAATTAATAAACAGAGAAAGGTCCTGAATGGACAGTTCTCCAATAAGCATAAGAAAACtgctcaatatcactagtcaTCAAGGACATGCAAACCAAAAACACAATTTTTCCGTTTCACACCTGATAGGatggttaaataaaaaatagttaatagtAAGTAAAGGCATGAATGTGAAGAAATTGGTACCCTCATACACACTAGTAATGGGAATATTAAATGGTGCAGTGGCCTTGGAAAACAAACTGGCAGTTCTTCAAAACGTTAAACACGGATTTACAATAGGACCTAGCAATTCCACAATATACCACTAGgtataagtgaaaaagaaatgaaaacatatgtccaaaCAAAACTTGTATATGGAtggtcatagcagcattattcataataaccaaaaggtgcaaagaacccaaatgtccatcaatggatgaatgaataaacaaaattgatatatccatacaatggaacattatttggccgtaagaaagaaatgaaatactcaTATGTACtgcaacgtggatgaaccttgaaaacattaggcTGAGTAAAAGCcagaaaaggccacatat
It contains:
- the FANCG gene encoding Fanconi anemia group G protein isoform X1, which gives rise to MQKRTDPSPLGWGPRRGRAYLPAAPSRGLGPASATLSHQTPLGSSGLHASCLDLWREKNDQLVRQAKVAQDSRQFLRGQQLAQDVLEGFRGLLHSLQGLPAAVPVLPLELTVTCNFITMKASLAQGFTEDQAQDIQQSLERVLETQEQLGPRLECGLRGLWDSVLHYSSVLLELLPALHHLAGLQAALWLSTDCLGDLTLLLQTLNGNQSEASEDLLHLLKTWSPPAEESDAPLTLQDARGLRDVLLTASAYRQGLQELITGSLPKALSSLQEAASGLCPRPVLVQVYTVLGTCLRKMGNPQRALLYLVAALKGGSPWGPPLLEASRLYQQLGNTAAELESLELLVDALSVTHSPEAPQLLIEVELLLPQPNPASPLHCGTQSQAKYLLASRCLQIGRAEDAAEHYLDLLALLLDDSEPKFSPPPSRPGPCMPEVFLEAAAALIQAGRAQDALTVCEELLSRMSSLLPKMPQLWEDARKGTKESPHCLSWVSATYLLQGRAWVQLGAQKEAISEFSRCLELLFQATPKDKEQGPASSCEQGCMSDVALQQLRVAALISRGLQWVASDQDTKALQDFLLSVQMCPGNRDASFHLLQTLRRMDRRDEAIALWWSLEAQAKLPQENAAWSLPLYLETYLSWIRSPDRETLLEEFQTSLLEPCDL
- the FANCG gene encoding Fanconi anemia group G protein isoform X2, encoding MQKRTDPSPLGWGPRRGRAYLPAAPSRGLGPASATLSHQTPLGSSGLHASCLDLWREKNDQLVRQAKVAQDSRQFLRGQQLAQDVLEGFRGLLHSLQGLPAAVPVLPLELTVTCNFITMKASLAQGFTEDQAQDIQQSLERVLETQEQLGPRLECGLRGLWDSVLHYSSVLLELLPALHHLAGLQAALWLSTDCLGDLTLLLQTLNGNQGNPQRALLYLVAALKGGSPWGPPLLEASRLYQQLGNTAAELESLELLVDALSVTHSPEAPQLLIEVELLLPQPNPASPLHCGTQSQAKYLLASRCLQIGRAEDAAEHYLDLLALLLDDSEPKFSPPPSRPGPCMPEVFLEAAAALIQAGRAQDALTVCEELLSRMSSLLPKMPQLWEDARKGTKESPHCLSWVSATYLLQGRAWVQLGAQKEAISEFSRCLELLFQATPKDKEQGPASSCEQGCMSDVALQQLRVAALISRGLQWVASDQDTKALQDFLLSVQMCPGNRDASFHLLQTLRRMDRRDEAIALWWSLEAQAKLPQENAAWSLPLYLETYLSWIRSPDRETLLEEFQTSLLEPCDL